In one window of Balaenoptera musculus isolate JJ_BM4_2016_0621 chromosome 10, mBalMus1.pri.v3, whole genome shotgun sequence DNA:
- the RRP7A gene encoding ribosomal RNA-processing protein 7 homolog A: MVARRRKRAARDPEKGILSPPGYSAIPIKFSEKQQSSHYLYVREHKVREGTKSSWPQKRTLFVLNVPPYCTEECLSRLLSPCGPVQSVELQEKPDLAESPKEPKSKFFHPKPVPGFQVAYVVFQKPRGVSAALALKGPLLVSTESHPVKSGIHKWIRDYADSVPDPEALRVEVDTFMETYDEKMAEEEAKAKEEEGVPDEEGWVKVTRRGRRPVLPRTEAAGLRVLEREKRKRARKELLNFYAWQHRATKMEHLAQLRKKFQEDKQRIELMRAQRKFRPY, from the exons CCATTCCCATCAAATTCTCTGAAAAGCAGCAGTCTTCTCATTACCTCTACGTGAGAGAGCACAAAGTTCGAGAAGGCACCAAGTCTTCCTGGCCTCAGAAACGGACCCTTTTTGTCCTCAATGTGCCCCCATACTGCACAGAG GAGTGCCTGTCCCGCCTGCTGTCCCCCTGCGGCCCTGTCCAGTCGGTGGAGTTACAGGAGAAGCCGGATCTTGCTGAGAGCCCAAAGGAGCCAAAGTCAAAGTTCTTTCACCCCAAGCCAGTTCCT ggctTCCAGGTGGCCTACGTGGTGTTCCAGAAGCCACGTGGGGTGTCAGCTGCCTTGGCCCTGAAGGGCCCTCTGCTGGTCTCGACAGAGAGTCACCCTGTGAAGAGCGGCATTCACA agtGGATCAGAGACTACGCAGACTCAGTGCCGGACCCCGAGGCCCTGAGGGTCGAGGTGGACACGTTCATGGAGACGTACGACGAGAAGATGGCTGAG GAGGAGGCTAAGgccaaggaggaggaaggggtccCCGACGAGGAGGGCTGGGTGAAGGTGACCCGCCGCGGCCGGCGGCCGGTGCTCCCGAGGACGGAGGCGGCCGGCCTGCGGGTGCTGGAGAGGGAGAAGCGGAAGCGTGCACGCAAGGAGCTGCTCAACTTCTACGCCTGGCAGCACCGCGCGACCAAGATGGAGC ATCTCGCGCAGCTGCGCAAGAAGTTCCAGGAGGACAAGCAGAGGATCGAGCTGATGCGGGCCCAGCGCAAGTTCCGACCCTACTGA